A segment of the Carya illinoinensis cultivar Pawnee chromosome 1, C.illinoinensisPawnee_v1, whole genome shotgun sequence genome:
CAGTATAGGGAGCACCCCTCCAGTTCCATCTAATTTAGTTATCCTGCACATCACGCAGCTCTACAACTAGTATGGATTAATGCTTTATGTTTAATGGCCATTCCAAGGGTTGTCATATCTCTTAAGGCCGCCTTTGTTCTAAGATGATATGGGGTTGTCTATTATCAATAGTAACTACAGGTGCTTAGTTTGACATGGGAACGACATACTTGGGCTCCCTAGATGCAAAATCATCTCCCTCTTAGAAATTTTTATGTGCAAAGCCTGAACTTCTGCCACCGGTAGCAACCAtgtgaaagattttatttgtatCGAATAGGATATATAGCTTCCATAACAATCCAtctatacataattatatatagtacctTGGACACAATAAACTACAAGAGATACTTACAACATCAGAGAATGCTACAGAAAGTGATCCTAGCAGTATGCAGAAAGCAGCATCATACTTGCTGTCAACAAAGGTGGCCATCAAAGTCCAAGACAGTGCACCAAGAAGTCCAGATAGAATCAAATATGACCTTCTTCGGTAACCAAAAAGTGGGACAGAATCACTGCAGTGACCAAACAATTCCTTCAATAATGTACAGAAACGAAAaacataaatactttttaattaaggGGAAGGAAATTTGGGGTGAGATGGGAGATAGACTCACACCTTATAAACCCATAGAGAGGTTTGACAAGCCACGGTAATGCTGAAAAACCAGATATGACAGCCGTCTAGTCAACCACATATAATTTGTCAGTCTttcagttataaaaataaatctattcccctataaaaagttttttttttttttttgaaaggtaaTCGATTCCCCTATAAAAAGATGAATCCATCAACTATTAACTTTTGAATAAATTCCTGCATAAGCAGAAAGTATGATAGGACATCAATCAAGATATTCCTTCATTCGAACAATGGTCACAATTTACTCTTTACAACTACATCTTTGAAGGAAGGAGCACGGTATGAGTTgtatatctaatatataattCCAATGACAATCAACAGAACTAATTAAGATCAAATACCTCTGCCGGATCAAGATGCAAATCGTCCTTCAAGTAAAAACTGACAGCAAGCCTTGCAAGGCCCAAAACACCTTGTACAAAATATACCATAGCAACTGCCACATTATCTGGGGACAAATCCACCCCAAAGCATTTCACCGTCCTCATGTGATATTTGTTCTTGCGAGGAGCAGTTTTAGTAGAAGAGGCTGCCTCTCCATCCACACTTGTCATCAGCATATCCCCTTTTCCTACACCTGGATCAAGCACACACAACAACAATTAGAGAAACGGAGGTTAGGAACTGAGGGTTAAAGCAAATCAAGGAGCCTCCTGTATTAGATTACTTTCTGAAAGCTGGAATGAAAGCAAAATTGTTCAACAAGGAGCCTTGCCTCAATTCATTCAAGTCATTAGTTAAAAAATGCAACTCCAATCTCCAAGATAGTCTCGTCAAAGCTTGAAGATAACAAAAATTCACTCAAAAAATGAGCTACCTTAAACAATCTGATAACCAAAAAGTTTCAGTCTCAGACTTCCTCAACTACAATAAAGTTCAAATTAGCAGAAATTTGATGCCTATATCCAGGTCAAGtttctcaaaatttaaagattATTAGCCATGCTTGGGCGTCAGCTACCCTCGCTCATAAAGTCTCTCGTTCTCATAAAAAAGAACTATGAaatccctaggggttggctcaagtggtaaaggccttggtcttagGGGTATGCTCCCTCTAGGTCTACGGTTCgaatcctcttgggtgcaaacaatttctaaggGCCATCGGACTAGGGGaacttccccttgaattacccttttatttttataagtaagaagtaaattttattcatacgaaTGAAATAGACATAGCCTgtgtacataggaagtatacaaaagaacacctaaatacattctagattAAGGAAAGAAAGTCATGGAACTTCCCCTTAaattacccaaggtgcacttgCAGGATTTTCTCTCGTATTGAGATAtggttttggagagaaatggtgTATGTGGATCAAACATTGCATTTTGACATCAAGATTTTCCATTTTGGTCAATGGCACCCCCCGTTGGGTTTTTTTATAGTTCacgtggtttgagacaaggagatcctctatctccttttcttttggCCCTTTTCATGGATGCGTTGAGTAGAATGTTGGAAGCAGCAATAGAAGGAAGGTACTTGTTAGGTTTTGAGGTGGAAAATGAGGAACAGAATAACATTAAATTATCTAATATTCTTTTTGCCAATGACACGTTGATTTTCAGTGAGCCCAACCAAGAACATATTCAAACTTTGAGAGTCttgttgttatgttttgaagctgtctcgGGTCTCAAGATGAACCTAAACAAGTCTGAAATTGTACCTGTGGTTGCCGTAGGCAATATTTCAGATTTAGCTAATATTTTGGAGGGTAAGATTTCTTCGCTACCGCTGAAGTATTTTGGTCTTCATTTGAGTGCTACTCACAAATCTGTTTTGATACGAGATGGGGGGATTGAGAAAATCGAGAGAAGGTTGGCTGGATggaaaaagttatatttgtcCGAAGGGGGAAGAATTACTTTGATAAAGAGTACGTCGTCTAATCTTCCCACatatttctttcacttttccATTTGCCAACTGGGGTTGCTAGAAGAATTGAGAAAATTTATCGTAATTTCTTATGGGGAGGAATAGGAGAGGAAAAGAAGTTTCCTTTGGTTAGTTGGAACAAGTTTGTCAACCAGTTTCTTGTGGAGGATTGGGGGTGAGAAATTTGGGGTTGTTTAATAAAGCACTCCTTGCCTTTGGAGATATCATGAAGAGAGAGATGCTTTATggaagaatgttgttgctgttaAATATGGGAGTGCGTGGGGgattggtgttctaatgaagttagAGGAGCGTATGGGGTGAGTTTATGGAAGTTTATTAGAAAAGGTTGGGGGGAGTTTtctaaacatattaaatttaagaTGGCGGAAGGGAAGAGGATtctcttttggcatgacatttggtgtggggaatCAGCCCCTAGAAAAGCATTTGAAGGATGAATGTACCCTACTAAGGTGGCATTCTTCAATTGGGTGGTTGCTTTAGGGAAAGTATTGACCACGGATAACCTTAGAAAACATGGTTTGTGTATAGCTGATTGGCGTGTCATGTGCAAgaaggatggtgaatctgtAAATCATCTTTTTTTACATTGCAAGGTGGCAAAGTCTTTGTGGAATTAGGTTATTGGTCGTACAAGTTTATATTGGGTGATGCCGAAGGAAGTTGTGGATCTTCTTGCATGTTGGCATGGCTTTAAGGCAAGGAAATGTGTAGTTGCCAAATGGAGAATGATTCCTTGTGTTTAATGTGGTGTCTATGgctggaaaggaatgagagatgttttgaagacaaagagcattcttttgaagatcttcagaattttttcttttatacttttGAGTTTGTGAGCTAAGATCTTTGTAGGGAATGATGATAATGTACTGGATCtgtttctgttttagttttccttctttctagagtgtagtaggtatttcctttgtatacatcctgtgtacttaGGCTGTGCCCATTCTtagtaataaaatttcttattaattattaaaaaaaaaaaggtgcacttgcgggaaattCTCCTTACCGAGGGCCCACGCACCCTagggattagtcgggactttgttcttggacacccagtgccaattaaaaaaaaaaagaactgtgAATCTCATCTAGTTCAAAACAAGGGAAAGAGGATACATTTCATTGTCGAGCCCATAAGATATAATTAACCTCTAATgacaagaaaaaagataaattaaaataaaccaaTGAGCTCTAATATTCTGTGGAGGGTGAGGTAGCGGTTCAAGTTCCACTGAATGCTTGTCTAACTTATCAATCAAGATAAAACATCAAAGGTGTTGAATCGAAGAAACCTTGGCCGCACTCAACCCCAAGTAAGTACGAAATCTGAAATCGTAGTTTCTATCTTAAGAGTTCAAATACTGTTACCATTAAAACATTTCCATTCTTATTCTCTTTTTCCAAGTATTTcgaagaagaattttttttttattagtgagTTGAAGAAGGGAAGGAGTGGATGAGGGCCATTAATTAAACATTTCCGATAAATCATTATCTAAGGCAATAGTTAGATATTCATTCATCATCACCGTTGCCTAACCCAGATCAAAGCCAGCCACTAAACGGTTCCACTTGCATCATTATCGTCATCATTTCATGATATCTAAACATAAAAACTTTATTTTGGATGCCTAGAAATCACAAGAAAAGTACGAGTGAGCCCAAGAACACTACCacgtcccaactaccattcgaGATTCAAAATCTTCCTTTCCTTCTGCCAATTTTTTTTGGCttataaagaaaacaaattagatACCAGTGTCGTATATGTAATGCAAGGAAAACTTACCGTTTCTGGAATCCGCAAGAAGGACGTCCTCCTCACCCTGCAAGTGAGACGAAGAAGGCACCCGTATCGTAACCGCGACAGACATTTCCTTATCGGGAAGCTTCCGACGGGGTCTCCGTCGAGTCCTTCTAAGTGGCCCCGCAACCAGAGCTCTGGTTCTCCGTGGAATCCGAGAGATTGGAGGAGAGGAGATAAAGGACAAAATGGGATTTTGCAAGGGTAAGACTGAGATTGAAGAAAAAGTAGACGTGGATGCCATTACATACATAATAATTTAATCGAGACTTTTGATTTTAGACGTACAGTGTGTTTTAACACTTTTAACACAAAATTCAGAGAAGTGCCTAGAAGTACCCTCCATCAAAAAAAGAGTGACTGGCCTGTGCATGGACACGTACAGAGAGCCGATCGCTGAGGCCTGAATGGTTAAGACCATGGGCCTAGGCCCAAAAATATTGCTGTTTTGTGAAATGGCCTCGTGTAACCAATGGTTTTTTGATTCAGATAGCAAGTGCCTGGATTTTCTTAACTAACAAACAGCTCAAAATCTCTTTTCCCATCATGTAGCAAACAACATCATTAAGTTAGCCTTCAATTAGGCTACGCTTAAATATTGAGCTTAAATGAGTTAAGTTGAgctgaattttttataaatagtagttaaTTGAGTAGGTTGAGTAAGTTATGTGGGACccatttaaaatgagtttaaatgtatttgaatattaaaatgagtttagtattgtttatgaaaaattaaaaaatattttgggtcTACATGTAAggaagttttgagttgagatgaatttagtaatttaagagttgagtatttggatgttagactcagtttaaaattagattaaaatgaattgatctCAATTAAGTCTTACAACCAAACGGGACCTATTATAAGGATAGGAAACGCCTACGGTTTAGATAGTAATGGCATATAACATGGTTGGAACTTCGCAAATCTATTTGGaagtaaataaaaagaagtAATCTatgtcaaattttaaattttctaaaaaaatcagtcattataaaaataaaaaataaaatattatttaataatctcaaacatgaaaaGATATCAAGAGAAGTTTAGGGCTCGTTTGGacacttaaaatattttagattatcTTTGAATAGTTGGAACTTGGCATATCTATTTtatagtaaataaaaaaaaaaagtaatatatgtcaaattttaaattttctaaaaaaattagtcattatataaaaatatttaattatctcAAACGTGTAAAGATAAAGGAAGCTTAGAGCTCATTTGGACacttaaaatatctcataatatctttcaatagtagtgaaattgtttgatttaagatattttattgaatttcgagacaaaagaaaaaaatttgaataaaaatattctgaagttaaaaatttgtttgaatataatttttgttttgatatttgaaaaaagttgtattattttctgTGTTTTACTTAAAAGCTTGGAAAACTTGTATTGAGTTTTATGTTTGGATAATAATTAAGCAATGATTAGATGGAAaggttaaattataaaaattattttatatttaagtgatgtttgaaaataaaatatctaataataccTTGTTACATAAATAAGGTCTTAGTTCATTCTATAATATCTCAATTGGGCCATATGATGTGAGCTCTCGGTATCGAACCAAAAGCATTTTGTTATGAGGAAGAAGAGTTGTCTGGATAATTAGACTCTCTAAATAGATATTTTGGGGGAAGCCAGATCATGTTATATCATTTTAGATTGCCCATCAACATGACTGTTCTACAGGCAAACGGCACTAAGGTTGGGCATTCCAACCTAGTTTTGGAATAAAACGACATTTAGGTGAGAAAGGCAACAATAACCAAATTGTATATGTTCTTTTTTCAACCCTTTGAAGTGGATTCAACTTGAATGGTGGACACCATTTTAGAAAAAACATGATGACGCAAAAGGAGCATCACCTCCAAACCTACCGCTGAATTGAAATGAAGATTGATAGGCCAATAATCCAACCTTGGTTTCAGCCATGTCTCTTTCATGCCCACTCGCCAAATGCCTGCATGGATAGAAATGCCAGAGGGGGTTGCCGTTGCCCACTAGCCATATCTATTATCTATATTGTAATCTCAAAGAGACTAATCAATTTAAAAGCTTGTTTTCAGGTAAAAGGTTACTGCTATAACTTTCACAAGGGCTATAGATAAAGATAGTGAGGGAGGCCCGGAAGTGTGCGCTCCCTGATACCGTCCTGATTAAGGAAGTAAGAGTCatggcaaaaaataaaatcttgaaagttggGTTCATCTCTTGCAGAGGTACCTTTAAAGACTTGTttggttaattaaaataaagaatcttatcttatctcatctcaatttattattataattttttttaaatttcaatacaaaatataataaataatttaatattttaaaattttaatataaaattaatattcaaaaattatattataataatattttatttattactatttaaaacctcTTATAATTAGAGTttacgagaaaaaaaaatatacttcagTATACGCACAATCATTCCCTCGACATAGTCACTAAACTATACCCTCGAAGTAGCCATTCTCAGCACTGTGGtataaataaagaaatggaACTCGCTAGAagtcaaataatttgatttaaaagctTGACAAAATGGCCATGCCGTTGATCATTGGAGATGTGGAAAGAGGgcatgagaaaagaaaagaatctaTTTTTCCAGTGAGGTCATTGGTCCTACGTGCTTAATTATTAGatgattaaattaatataaacaaaAGTAATGTGAGCTTTAGTCatgcatcatcatcatcacaaaCTATGAAAAGACAACAATCCGTGGACAAACCCAACAGCATCGCcaatttttcaattcaacaaaATCATCAACTCTACAATATCTAAAGCCTTTTTAGTCCTCCTTACAGGAAGAGTATCAAGAAGTAAAAAAGCAAACGAGAGAATATACGTGAGATTACACCAAAACAGGCTCAATTTCCCAAGGAACTCAAGAACCGTCCTTTGGTAAGGAGAACCGATGATACAAAGATTTCCCTTATTAAGTTTCTCGTTTTCTTTTATGGTGCTCTGGATCAAGCAAGATTAATGGAGATACAGTTAGGTATCAGGAACAGGTCCCATCATCATCGTGTCCCAATTTTTCTATTCCCTCCTCCAAAACCATCTGCTGGTGGCGGCACTCGCTGCTGCAGAAGGCTTTCTCACCTCTGAAAGAGAAATAGATCAATTAGATTCAAAGTTCCAAACTTGGCTGAGTCTGATTATCAAGGaccaaaaatcataaataaggGGGAATATATTGGaagaatatttcattttttaacttaattccCCTGGTATCAACCATCTAAGACAACAGAATGGAAACAACAAATAAAACCTCGATAAAGACTAACAGTGCCCGATCAAGGTCAATTTACGGTCAGTTAATTCATATAATTAAAGCCCTCTTAGTAAGAAATCACCATGCTATGGGAGCAAAGATTCCTAACCTTCCACAAATGCATATCTTATTTCCAAAGGTATCTAATCAACTATTTTTGTGtcaaataaaggaaaataaggCCAACCTGTACATGTAAATGTCCTTTCCCTGATCAAGATTCTTCTTGCAAGAGTAACAGAAACTGAGAAAACTTTCAGATGGATAGCTGGACGACTGGTCAGTGAAAAACCCATCTTCTTTTCCGAAACTAGAGAACGCAACCTCAGCACAGCAGCTCTCAACGATGCAATCCTCAAAAATATGGGTGGTTTTGGGGTTAGGCCCATGGGATATCACACAGGTATAGTCCTCTGACAGCTCCATTTCACTTGCAGAAAGACATCCCGCGAAAACCCGGGAAGAATTCGGAGTCCCTATACCTGAATTCCCAGAACCGAATATGGATTTCTTCGCTGGTGACTGAGAAAAGCCGGAAGAAGAAGAACCCAGTTGAGAATTCCTCGTCTTGATGCCAAAATCGGCGGGAGATTTGGGTGATTCAGCAGGTGAAATAACCGAATTTGGAGGATGAGGGATCTGAATTTTAAGCTGGGAACCAAAGAGAACCATTCGGCTTTCAGGTTTGGATAGTTTGGAGTCAAATCTTTCTTCACTGAGAGCATCCACAATAGCTAGACCAATGGCTTTGGAGTTCAAATTGTCCCAGTGGCGTTTTGTTTCGGGTTCTGGGTTTCTGGGGGTGTTTGTTTCGGACCAAAAGGGGTTTCGGAGACCAGAGAATGGCTTGCTATCGAGTATGGAAGTGGGGCTCATAACGGCCTCTGTTTCAGAAAACGGTTTTGGAGAGAGATTAGTGAACAACCGTGGGCAAATGAAGAGAGATGAAGTGGGTTGTCTGTATTTGCCTGTGGGGGATAGGAGGGGACTAGAGTCTGCCATTGAAGCCTGCTTGCTGCTTGTTGCTCTTGACCTCTTCCTCAGCATACCTCAGAATCTTATAGTACCACTGCAAACATGGAAAAAAGGGGCCCAAAGTTaaagttttcttctttaaacCGAGAGAAAAGAAGACGTTGGGACTCACCAGAAAAAAGTCGTGATTTTTCTTTGTATTAATGACTATCGGAGAAAAGGGTGGTAGTATAGTCAACTCCAACATTCTGATGAAACCCGGAAACCATAACACCCAACAGAGGCTCCATGAAACCTGCCCCAGCTAATCCTCTGTAAACTCCATTTCTGAAGACTCACAGAAAcccaataaaaaatgagaaagggACCTTTTCCCCGACTTTCTCGCTCTTTCTTCCTCGCTATTTTGTTCAGCAAGAATCACCCATGCTCACAACCGACATGCAAAGAGACCCTCACCAGTCATGATCAGAAGGACCGGACGTGCATGCACCAGACAGCAATAACAAAGaaggttttgtatttttgttccTCTTTATGGCTAGCTTTTGTTtcctcctttattttttatcgTTTTATATATGTACGTTCCTCACGGCTATTTCAGCTAAAATAGTTCCTGTCGCCGAAAGGATTTTAGTGCCCTGCAAGTAGCCAAGACCCTCGTATAGTAAACCAAATTTGCTCAGATTATAAACCAGGCCCCAAAACCCCTGcgtaatacaaaaaaaaaagcaccGAAGAGCGAGTGAATACTGCCCCTCTCTCGttaagggaaaaaataaataaataaaaatactgcccctctctctctcccacttACTCAGACGTAAGCCATCGTCAGTCCTGAAAAATCGCCATGGAGCTGCAGAGAGGGTCAGAAATAAACAAAGGCACGCACACAGAGACGCAGAGATTGTGGTGACTGGTGAGGGAGGTGGTGGTAGTTCGGTTGTGAGCGATTTTAAAGACGCGTGTGCATGGGAATCAGTGGATTTGATAAAACCACCCAACACTGTCTGCAAAATGACAGTTCTCTCTCCTCAGCTATTTGCGAAGAAAGAATTCCaactcctttctctctctccctctctgagTGGAATTATTTTCTCGATGATCGGCTATCTCCATCTCTCAGCATCACACAGAGAAGGAGCGAATATAAAATTCACGCGTAGACGCTACAAACACAACAGAGCTTGACCAAGCTAGCTACTTGTCTTTTCGCCAAAGGCATGCATGATGCAACAGCTAAGGTTACAGTTCTACATGGCTTTGGATCGGCTCGATCGGCTTGTGAGAGTTTTTAATCATTccactaatttatttatttatcttcattAATTAACAATCATAtatcatatgcatatatatagccTTCGGCGTGGAGGTCACCAACCCTAATGTATATACCCATATGggacacacacacaaacacatccTACCTGAGGAATCTTGTACTTTTAAGAAGTGGTTCTTTGGGTACATCTAGGTTTTAAATTCCTATTTAAATCAGCTTTGAGAATATAGAGATTCGGGATCATACTAATTAACGTTAAAGGGCAGACAACATTTGTTTATGTTCTTTAATGCATTATTAGTATCATTAGTGTCACTTGTTCGGTGCATGATTATAACCTTAATTAATAATGATCATTGGTGACGGTGCTAATTGGGGTTTTTGTCGCCAATTGTATGCCTTCTTTCATCATTAAAATTGTTGTACTCAGCTTTTTCAATCATTCTCAAAATTAGTAGAATGAGTAATATTACTCATTATttcgatttttatttttgtcttattatcttatAAGTTAGTATTAAATGATTGAaggttatttattatattttatttatgaacctATCATCTAATGTCATATCATAGGATcgagaaaaaaatgataaataaaatttttctagtaGAATATAAATCTTATTGAACGGATTTGACTAGGTTGTATAATCAGAAAACAACATATTCATCATCTATGGTCGGGGAAATAAATTCATTTGGTTGGGGGTGGGGGTTGAGGTTGAAATAAAttgtagattatttttttttttctgat
Coding sequences within it:
- the LOC122275535 gene encoding FCS-Like Zinc finger 8 isoform X2, with amino-acid sequence MLRKRSRATSSKQASMADSSPLLSPTEAVMSPTSILDSKPFSGLRNPFWSETNTPRNPEPETKRHWDNLNSKAIGLAIVDALSEERFDSKLSKPESRMVLFGSQLKIQIPHPPNSVISPAESPKSPADFGIKTRNSQLGSSSSGFSQSPAKKSIFGSGNSGIGTPNSSRVFAGCLSASEMELSEDYTCVISHGPNPKTTHIFEDCIVESCCAEVAFSSFGKEDGFFTDQSSSYPSESFLSFCYSCKKNLDQGKDIYMYRGEKAFCSSECRHQQMVLEEGIEKLGHDDDGTCS
- the LOC122275535 gene encoding FCS-Like Zinc finger 8 isoform X1, with the protein product MLRKRSRATSSKQASMADSSPLLSPTGKYRQPTSSLFICPRLFTNLSPKPFSETEAVMSPTSILDSKPFSGLRNPFWSETNTPRNPEPETKRHWDNLNSKAIGLAIVDALSEERFDSKLSKPESRMVLFGSQLKIQIPHPPNSVISPAESPKSPADFGIKTRNSQLGSSSSGFSQSPAKKSIFGSGNSGIGTPNSSRVFAGCLSASEMELSEDYTCVISHGPNPKTTHIFEDCIVESCCAEVAFSSFGKEDGFFTDQSSSYPSESFLSFCYSCKKNLDQGKDIYMYRGEKAFCSSECRHQQMVLEEGIEKLGHDDDGTCS